Proteins encoded in a region of the Sphingomonas sp. HMP9 genome:
- a CDS encoding LysR family transcriptional regulator, whose translation MDRDLWSGLAVFAAIVEAGSFARAATRLGLSASALSHAMRSLETKIGVRLLDRTTRSLAPTPAGEALLLRLKPAIDSVEAALGDLDGDRGRPVGRIRVSAHRPAALYAILPRLADFARAYPGVAVELVVEDGLVDIVADRFDCGVQHAMTLQADMISVPISGPVPLVYVASPIYLAGRLPPAAPDDLEAHRCLCYRHTSSGIVHRWEFERDGRAFERAIRGDFVTNDVDVMRDAAVGGLGIACLPLPHAERQLADGTLVEVLAGWATTLPPNHLYYPSRRQPTVAFRAFVDAMRF comes from the coding sequence ATGGATCGCGATCTTTGGTCGGGGCTCGCGGTGTTCGCAGCGATCGTCGAGGCGGGCAGCTTCGCGCGGGCGGCAACGCGTCTCGGTCTGTCGGCATCCGCGCTGAGCCATGCGATGCGATCGCTCGAAACGAAGATCGGCGTCCGCTTACTCGACCGGACGACGCGCTCGCTGGCGCCGACCCCGGCGGGGGAAGCGCTGCTGCTCCGTCTGAAACCCGCGATCGACTCGGTGGAGGCGGCGCTGGGCGACCTGGACGGCGATCGCGGGCGGCCCGTCGGGCGCATCCGGGTCAGCGCGCATCGCCCTGCCGCGCTTTACGCGATCCTGCCGCGCCTAGCCGATTTCGCCCGCGCTTATCCTGGGGTCGCCGTCGAACTTGTCGTCGAGGACGGCCTCGTCGATATCGTCGCCGACCGGTTCGACTGCGGTGTGCAGCATGCGATGACGTTGCAGGCGGACATGATCTCGGTCCCCATCAGCGGCCCGGTTCCCCTCGTCTACGTCGCCTCGCCGATCTACCTTGCCGGTCGCCTCCCGCCCGCTGCACCGGACGATCTCGAGGCACACCGTTGCCTGTGTTACCGGCATACCTCGTCGGGCATCGTTCACCGTTGGGAGTTCGAGCGCGACGGACGTGCGTTCGAGCGCGCGATCCGTGGCGACTTCGTCACGAACGACGTCGACGTGATGCGTGACGCCGCGGTAGGCGGGCTCGGTATCGCCTGTCTGCCGCTACCGCATGCCGAGCGGCAACTGGCCGATGGTACGCTCGTCGAGGTGCTCGCCGGCTGGGCGACGACCCTGCCGCCGAACCACCTCTATTATCCGAGCCGACGCCAGCCGACCGTCGCGTTCCGGGCCTTCGTCGACGCCATGCGCTTTTGA
- a CDS encoding aldo/keto reductase — MTLETYRPLGRSGLLVSPLALGTMTFGTPRWGLDEAGSRAVFDRYTELGGNFIDTADVYAGGRSEEMVGAFVTERALRDRTVIATKSGFATGRGLHAGGNGARHILAAVDGSLRRLRTDFIDLYWLHVWDGITPAEEVLRTMTALIAAGKIRYWGVSNTPAWYVAELATLARAQGHPGPIGLQYFYSLVERGVENEHVPLARSAGLGLVPWSPLAYGLLTGKYDRATVEAAPRRQGGVPNRGATSATTRSEDDKRLDGDNPFGDTLFTDRNWRILDVLKRVAGELGETPARVALAWVVGRPGVASTLMGVSRAEQVTDNVAALDLHLPPEQRAALDDASSGNQPFLYGLFEPTVRNQVVFGGAEVRS; from the coding sequence ATGACCCTCGAAACCTACCGCCCGCTTGGCCGCTCTGGACTCCTCGTCAGCCCGCTGGCGCTCGGCACGATGACCTTCGGCACGCCGCGCTGGGGGCTGGACGAAGCCGGCAGCCGTGCGGTGTTCGATCGCTACACCGAACTCGGGGGTAATTTCATCGATACCGCCGACGTCTATGCAGGCGGACGATCAGAGGAGATGGTCGGCGCCTTCGTTACCGAACGCGCGCTCCGCGACCGGACCGTGATCGCGACCAAATCCGGCTTTGCGACCGGGCGCGGCCTCCATGCCGGGGGTAACGGCGCCCGACACATCCTGGCGGCAGTCGACGGTTCGCTGCGCCGCCTGCGGACGGATTTCATTGATCTTTACTGGCTGCATGTGTGGGACGGGATAACCCCGGCCGAAGAAGTGCTGCGAACGATGACCGCCCTGATCGCAGCGGGCAAGATCCGCTATTGGGGTGTATCCAACACGCCTGCCTGGTATGTCGCCGAACTCGCGACGCTGGCACGGGCGCAGGGCCATCCGGGGCCGATCGGGCTCCAGTATTTTTATTCGTTGGTCGAGCGTGGCGTGGAGAACGAGCATGTTCCGCTCGCGCGATCGGCTGGGTTGGGCCTCGTACCGTGGAGCCCCCTCGCCTATGGGCTGCTGACCGGCAAATATGATCGCGCCACGGTCGAGGCAGCCCCGCGGCGGCAGGGTGGCGTTCCCAATCGCGGCGCTACGTCGGCAACGACGCGGTCCGAGGATGACAAGCGGCTCGACGGCGACAACCCGTTTGGGGACACGCTATTCACCGACCGGAACTGGCGCATTCTCGACGTGCTCAAGCGCGTCGCCGGAGAACTCGGCGAGACGCCCGCGCGCGTTGCCCTGGCATGGGTGGTCGGCCGGCCTGGCGTCGCATCCACATTGATGGGCGTAAGCCGGGCCGAACAGGTCACCGACAACGTTGCGGCGCTCGATCTGCATCTGCCGCCGGAGCAACGCGCCGCGCTCGACGACGCGAGCAGCGGCAACCAGCCGTTCCTTTACGGCCTGTTCGAGCCAACGGTACGAAATCAGGTCGTATTCGGGGGGGCCGAGGTTCGCAGCTAG
- a CDS encoding MBL fold metallo-hydrolase produces the protein MTLASAGGASPAQDDPLLRPILPADAAKWLGAQAPLRLYGNTYLVGFQGLNVGLIRTDAGLILIDGAVPQAVHAIEANIRRLGFRVQDVTLILATEGHFDHAGGIAALTRDSGATVIASIPTAEILRRGQPAADDPQIAYGVAYPALPRVRGIADGTKLRLGATEVTGRATPGHTLGSMSRTWR, from the coding sequence GTGACGTTGGCGAGCGCTGGCGGAGCGTCGCCTGCGCAAGATGATCCGTTGCTGCGGCCGATCCTGCCTGCAGACGCCGCGAAGTGGCTGGGCGCTCAAGCGCCACTGCGGCTATACGGCAATACCTATCTGGTCGGGTTTCAGGGTCTCAATGTCGGGCTGATCCGCACCGACGCGGGTCTGATACTGATCGATGGCGCCGTGCCGCAAGCGGTCCATGCAATCGAGGCTAACATCCGCCGGCTCGGCTTCCGGGTGCAGGATGTGACGCTGATTCTCGCAACCGAGGGGCATTTCGACCACGCCGGCGGGATCGCCGCACTCACGCGCGATAGCGGCGCAACCGTGATTGCGAGCATCCCGACCGCCGAGATTTTGCGTCGCGGGCAACCCGCCGCCGACGATCCGCAGATCGCATACGGCGTCGCCTACCCTGCGCTGCCGCGCGTTCGGGGAATCGCCGACGGAACGAAGCTTCGGCTCGGCGCGACGGAAGTGACCGGCCGAGCGACGCCGGGCCATACGCTGGGCAGCATGAGCCGGACGTGGCGTTAA